The Salmo trutta unplaced genomic scaffold, fSalTru1.1, whole genome shotgun sequence sequence tgtccccctctctctgggtctctgtgtccctctctctctgggtctctgtgtccccctctctctgggtctctgtgtccccctctctctgggtctctgtgtccccctctctctgggtctctgtgtccccctctctctgggtctctgtgtccccctctctctgggtctctgtgtccccctctctcggtgtctctctctctgttcctctgtctctctctctctgttcctctgtctctctctttctgtgtccctccctctctctctgtccctctctctctctctctctcttaacagcgctctgcacaggcagcagtggaggacagtgatcagatctttactgagctgatccgctccattgagagaaggagctctgaggtgaaggagctgatcagagcccaagagaaggctcaagtgagtGAAGCTGAAGGAGtcctggagcaactgaagcaggagatagctgagctgaggaagagaagcactgagctggagcagctctcacacacagaggatcacatccaattcctccaggtaactaaactgtcttgttacatgtgatatgaaattaacttcatgtgaaactattcatctcaatcattatgttgtcctctctgtccctctgtctgtgtccccccctctctctctctccctctctctctctctgtccctctctccctctccctctctctctgtccctctgtctgtgtccccccctctctctgtctccctctctctctgtgtccctctctctctctgtgtccctctctgtccctctgtctctctgtgtctctctctctctgtgtccctctctctctgtgtccctctctctctgtgtccctctctctctgtgtccccctgtccctctgtctgtgtccccccctctctctgtctgtgtcccccctctctctgtgtctctctctgggtctctctgtccctctctctctggccctctgtgtctctctctctctgtccctctctctgtgtccctctctctgtctctctcggtgtccctctctctgtgtccccctctctctgggtctctgtgtccccctctctcggtgtctctctctctgttcctctgtctctctctctctgttcctctgtctctctctttctgtgtctctctctctctctctgtctctctctctgtctctctctctatctgtctctctctgtgtccctctctctgtgtccctctgtccctctctctgtctctgtctccctctctctctgtctctctctctctccagagttatcagtctctctccagtatcagtgtatcttcagacttacccagcatcgttgtccgtcctcttcagtactttggagatgtgagtaagaccgtgtctgaactgagagagaaactagaagacttccttaaaggagaatggaccaagatctccactacaggtgtgttgaaaacaatcagaacatcaactttagaccattgaaagttccctactagtcatatacatgtggaatatggtatgatgataacattccctctctctgtcaatgtgtttgtgtgtctgtagtgaatatagtggatgttgttctgcctccagagcccaagaccagagaacagttgttacaatgtgagtgtctttattgtgaagtaactaacagtctctttttactgacactcctaacaatccctctagaaatatatagcaatagtagatctaatcaaagactgggtatctatctgactcctcatatttctctgatttgatctctgctgtgctctaatcaaagacagggtagatacagtatctgacttaacttattgttctgactcccctcattggtctctgctcttctcccagattcctgtcagctcacactggacccaaacacagcacacacacacctctctctgtctgaagggaacagaaaggtgacctgtACACGCCAAGTTCAACCATATCCTGGAcatccagacagattcaccaaCCGGTaccaggtgctgtgtagagagggtctgtctggacgctgttactgggaggtggagtggactggtgatgttattacagcagtctcatataaagacatcagcagaacagagacagataatATATTTGGATTCAATAACAAGTCCTGGAGATTATTGTGCTATAGAAGTGGTTATTATTTCAGACATAATAATGTTGAGACTAAAGTATcaggccctcagtcctccagagtaggagtgtacctggaccacaaggcaggtactctgtccttctacagtgtctctgacacaatgaccctcctccacagagtccagaccacattcactcagcccctctatcctgggttttaTCTCAATGGtactgctgagctggttaaactgtagtagggtccacatagatactagtcatgctggtgtagtctatagctgagctggttaaactgtagtagggtccacatagatactagtcatgctggtgtagtctatagctgagctggttaaactgtagtagggtccacatagatactagtcacgctggtgtagtctatagctgagctggttaaactgtagtagggtccacatagatactagtcacgctggtgtagtctatagctgagctggttaaactgtagtagggtccacatagatactagtcatgctggtgtagtctatagctgagctggttaaactgtagtagggtccacatagatactagtcatgctggtgtagtctatagctgagctggttaaactgtagtagggtccacatagatactagtcatgctggtgtagtctatagctgagctggttaaactgtagtagggtccacatagatactagtcatgctggtgtagtctatagctgagctggttaaactgtagtagggtccacatagatactagtcaagCTGGTGGTGATGGTCCCCAGATGTGATGATTTATTCTGCTCTGTTTTATGTACAATCCTTATTTTCTGACTGATTTGAATTTGAAGAGATTTAAGGTATTCATATTTGATAAAATACAATGTACATTTCCATGAATCATGATGTCTGGTGTTGATGTATATTGGTTGTCATtcagaaccattgatatgttttctcagttggttctctgtctctatgtaattcTCCTCAGTATCATTGATCAGCTCGGCCCTAATTGATGTGTTCTCTGTCACCTGGAGCTGCATGGAAAATGGTCCAGGAACAAAAGGACAATTCAGGACTAGTCAGCCCACTACAAGCTGGTATCACTTACTTtctactaaactatatggactggtttcccagacacagattaatcctagtcctggactaaaaagcgtgttcaatgtagatgtccaggaaaccgtccctaaatgtgtcatctttcatcctcccatactgctcagtccagcaacattaaacctgtccagcaggtggtgctattgaccaaacaataaaaCCAGCAGATATCTGGACCTGCCACTCAGTATATCAGTAATGTTCAGAATAGTACTTTATTATCATTGGAGATTGATGGTCTTTTTAATCCACTATCCAGAGTCAGGAACAGATGAAGTTAGGTctgctactgttcagtgattaaatatgatttatggtgatgaaaaatacaacactaaacttcatccagtaatagttttcctttgttatttattccaaggtgtgtctttaagttgtaaatggattgtgtggaggtgagctGGTGGTGTGGCTGATAGAACAGAATGAAAAGggtggaagaggaagaggggaggagtgaagggctgttcaagaaaccagatgaggaagagaaagatgttcagGGGAATTACTGGTCTCTGTTCCAAATGGTTcactattccctacgtagtgcactacggtGCTTCTGaccaggtctaaagtagtgttctacgtagggaatagggggtAGATTTATTAGAATATCATGCTTTAGTGTTTGGCACAaaacatctgtcattaacctggtttcagagtctaatacacaccattaacctgatttcagagtctaatacacaccattaacctggtttcagagtctaatacacaccatctgtcattaacctggtttcagagtctaatacacaccattaacctggtttcagagtctaatacacaccattaacctggtttcagagtctaatacacaccatctgtcattaacctggtttcagagtctaatacacaccataaacctggtttcagagtctaatacacaccataaacctggtttcagagtctaatacacaccattaacctggtttcagagtctaatacacaccatccgtcattaacctggtttcagagtctaatacacaccatctgttattaacctggtttcagagtctaatacacaccattttcctggtttcagagtgtaatacacaccataaacctggtttcagagtctaatacacaccacctgtcattaacctggttacagagtctaatacacaccattaacctggtttcagagtctaatacacaccataaacctggtttcagagtctaatacacaccatccgtcattaacctggtttcagagtctaatacacaccatctgttattaacctggtttcagagtctaatacacaccattttcctgttttcagagtgtaatacacaccataaacctggtttcagagtctaatacacaccacctgtcattaacctggttacagagtctaatacacaccattaacctggtttcagagtctaatcacaccataacctggtttcagagtctaatacacaccatctgtcattaacctggtttcagcgtctaatacacaccatctgtcattaacctggtttcagagtctaatacacaccattaacctggtttcagagtctaatacacaccataaacctggtttcagagtctaatacacaccatctgtcattaacctggtttcagagtctaatacacagcatctgtcattaacctggtttcagagtctaatacacaccattaacctggtttcagagtctaatacacaccattaacctggtttcagagtctaatacacaccatctgttattaacctggtttcagagtctaatacacaccattaacctggtttcagagtctaatacacaccattaacctggtttcagagtctaatacacaccactaacctggtttcagagtctaatacacaccatctgtcattaacctggtttcagagtctaatacacaccatctgttattaacctggtttcagagtctaatacacaccatctgtcattaacctggtttcagagtctaatatctgtcattaacctggtttcagagtctaatacacaccattaacctggtttcagagtctaatacacaccatccgtcattaacctggtttcagagtctaatacacaccatctgtcattaacctggtttcagagtctaatacacaccattaacctagtttcagagtctaatacacaccattaacctagtttcagagtctaatacacaccattaacctggttcaatacacaccattaactggtttcagagtctaatacacaccattaacctggtttcagagtctaatacacaccattaacctggtttcagagtctaatacacaccataacctggtttcagagtctaatacacacatctgtcattaacctggtttcagagtctaatacacaccattaacctggtttcagagtctaatacacaccactattaacctggtttcagagtctaatacacaccatctgtcattaacctggtttcagagtctaatacacacttaacctggtttcagagtctaatacacaccataaacctggtttcagagtctaatacacaccatccgtcattaacctggtttcagagtctaatacacaccatctgtcattaacctggtttcagagtctaatacacaccattaacctggtttcagagtctaatacacaccatctgtcaaacctagtttcagagtctaatacacaccattaacctggtttcagagtctaatacacaccatctgtcattaacctggcatctgttattaacctgttcaggagtctaatacacaccattaacctagTTTCAGGAGTCTAATTACACACCATTAACCTTAGtttttcagagtctaatacacaccatctgttatttaacctggtttcagagtctactacatcaccattaacctggttttcagagtctaatacacaccattaaacctgggtttcagagtctaatacacaccatctgttattaacctggttcaGAGTCTtcatacacaccatctgtcattaacctggttcaGAGTCTAATAAACAACCattacctggtttcagagtctactACACCACCTCTGTCATTTTAAcatggtttcagagtctaatacacaccattaactgTTTCAGgagtctaatacacacatctgtcattaacctggtttcagagtctaatacacaccatctgttattaacctggtttcagagtctaatacacaccactaacctggtttcagagtctaatacacaccatctgttattaacctggtttcagagtctaatacacaccattaacctggtttcagagtctaatacacaccatctgtcattaacctagtttcagagtctaatacacaccataaacctggtttcagagtctaatacacaccataaacctggtttcagagtctaatacagacCATCtgccattaacctggtttcagagtctaatacacaccatctgttattagcctggtttcagagtctaatacacacaattttcctggtttcagagtgtaatacacaccataaacctggtttcagagtctaatacacaccacctgtcattaacctggttacagagtctaatacacaccattaacctggtttcatagtctaatacacaccataaacctggtttcagagtctaatacacaccatccgtcattaacctggtttcagagtctaatacacaccattaacctggtttcagagtctaatacacatcatctgttattaacctggtttcagagtctaatacacaccattttcctggtttcagagtgtaatacacaccataaacctagtttcagagtctaatacacaccacctgtcattaacctggttacagagtctaatacacaccatctgttattaacctggtttcagagtctaatacacaccatctgttattaacctggtttcagagtctaatacacaccataaacctggtttcagagtctaatacacaccatctgtcattaacctggtttcagtgtctaatacacaccatctgtcattaacctggtttcagagtctaatacacaccatctgtatataacctggtttcagagtctaatacaccattaacctggtttcagagtgtaatacacaccataaaccgggtttcagagtctaatacacaccacctgtcattaacctggttacagagtctaatacacaccattaacctggtttcagagtctaatacacaccatacacctggtttcagagtctaatacacaccatctgtcatgaacctggtttcagcgtctaatacacaccatctgtcattaacctggtttcagagtctaatacacaccattaacctggtttcagagtgtaatacacaccattaacctggtttcagagtctaatacacactgttattaacctggtttcagagtctaatacacaccatctgttattaacctggtttcagagtctaatacacaccatctgttattaacctggtttcagagtctaatacacaccatctgttattaacctggtttcagagtctaatacacaccattaacctgttttcagagtctaatacacaccattaacctggtttcagagtctaatacacaccatctgttattaacctggtttcagagtctaatacacaccatctgttattaacctggtttcagagtctaatacacaccattaacctggtttcagagtctaatacacaccattaacctggtttcagagtctaatacacatcattaacctggtttcagagtttaatacacaccatctgttattaacctggtttcagagtctaatacacaccattaacctggtttcagagtctaatacacaccattaacctggtttcagagtctaatacacaccatctgtcattaacctggtttcagagtctaatacacacatctgttattaacctggtttcagagtctaatacacaccattaacctggtttcagagtctaatacacaccatctgttattaacctggtttcagagtctaatacacaccatctgtcattaacctggtttcagagtctaatacacaccattaacctggtttcagagtctaatacacaccattaacctggtttcagagtctaatacacaccatctgtcattaacctggtttcagagtctaatacacaccatctgtcattaacctggtttcagagtctaatacacaccatctaccattaacctggttacagagtctaatacacaccattaacctggtttcagagtctaatacacaccataaacctggtttcagagtctaatacacaccatctgtcattaacctggtttcagagtctaatacacaccatctgtcattaacctggtttcagagtctaatacacaccattaacctggtttcagagtctaatacacaccatctgtcattaacctggtttcagagtctaatacacaccatctgtcattaacctggtttcagagtctaatacacaccatctaccattaacctggttacagagtctaatacacaccattaacctggtttcagagtctaatacacaccattaacctggttacagagtctaatacacaccattaacctggtttcagagtctaatacacaccataaacctggtttcagagtctaatacacaccatctgtcattaacctggtttcagcgtctaatacacaccatctgtcattaacctggtttcagagtctaatacacaccattaacctggtttcagagtctaatacacaccataaacctggtttcagagtctaatacacacaattaacctggtttcagagtctaatacacaccatgtgtcaataacctggtttcagagtctaatacacaccattaacctagtttcagagtctaatacacaccattaacctggtttcagagtctaatacacaccatctgttattaacctggtttcagagtctaatacacaccattaacctggtttcagagtctaatacacaccattaacctggtttcagagtctaatacacaccataaacttggtttcagagtctaatacacaccatctgttattaacctggtttcagagtctaatacacaccataaacctggtttcagagtttaatacacaccatctgttattaacctggtttcagagtctaatactcaccatctgtcattaacctggtttcagagtctaatatctgtcattaacctggtttcagagtctaatacacaccattaacctggtttcagagtctaatacacaccatccgtcattaacctggtttcagagtctaatacacaccatctgtcattaacctggtttcagagtctaatacacaccattaacctggtttcagagtctaatacacaccatctgtcaataacctggtttcagagtctaatacacaccattaacctggtttcagagtctaatacacaccatctgttattaacctgatTTCAGAGTCTAATAGACACCATTAACctagtttcagagtctaatacacaccattaacctagtttcagagtctaatacaccccatctgttattaacctggtttcagagtctaatacacaccattaacctggtttcagagtctaatacacaccataaacctggtttcagagtctaatacacaccatctgttattaacctggtttcagagtctaatacacaccatctgtcattaacctggtttcagagtctaataaacaccattaacctggtttcagagtctaatacacaccatctgtcattaacctggtttcagagtctaatacacaccattaacctggtttcagagtctaatacacaccatctgtcattaacctggtttcagagtctaatacacaccacctgtaattaacctggttacagagtctaatacacaccattaacctggtttcagagtctaatacacaccatacacctggtttcagagtctaatacacaccatctgtcatgaacctggtttcagcgtctaatacacaccatctgtcattaacctggtttcagagtctaatacacaccattaacctggtttcagagtgtaatacacaccattaacctggtttcagagtctaatacacactgttattaacctggtttcagagtctaatacacaccatctgttattaacctggtttcagagtctaatacacaccatctgttattaacctggtttcagagtctaatacacaccatctgttattaacctggtttcagagtctaatacacaccattaacctgttttcagagtctaatacacaccattaacctggtttcagagtctaatacacaccatctgttattaacctggtttcagagtctaatacacaccatctgttattaacctggtttcagagtctaatacacaccattaacctggtttcagagtctaatacacaccattaacctggtttcagagtctaatacacatcattaacctggtttcagagtttaatacacaccatctgttattaacctggtttcagagtctaatacacaccattaacctggtttcagagtctaatacacaccattaacctggtttcagagtctaatacacaccatctgtcattaacctggtttcagagtctaatacacacatctgttattaacctggtttcagagtctaatacacaccattaacctggtttcagagtctaatacacaccatctgttattaacctggtttcagagtctaatacacaccatctgtcattaacctggtttcagagtctaatacacaccattaacctggtttcagagtctaatacacaccattaacctggtttcagagtctaatacacaccatctgtcattaacctggtttcagagtctaatacacaccatctgtcattaacctggtttcagagtctaatacacaccatctaccattaacctggttacagagtctaatacacaccattaacctgttttcagagtctaatacacaccatctgtcattaacctggtttcagagtctaatacacaccattaacctcgtttcagagtctaatacacaccattaacctggtttcagagtataatacacaccatctgtcattaacctggtttcagagtcttatacacaccatctgttattaacctggtttcagagtctaatacacaccattaacctggtttcagagtctaatacacaccattaacctggtttcagagtctaatacacaccattaacctggtttcagagtctaatacacaccattaacctggttt is a genomic window containing:
- the LOC115186794 gene encoding tripartite motif-containing protein 16-like, with product MAQQGVLLDQDQLCCSVCLDLLKEPVTIPCGHSYCRSCIDGCWDQDVLKGVNSCPQCRQTFSPRPTLSKNNMLAELVEKLRKTGLQAAPPPALCYAGPGDVACDFCTGTRKQKALMSCLACLASYCETHLQSHYESPAFKKHKLVKATAQLQEKICSHHDKLLEVYCRTDQQCICYLCTMDEHKGHDTVSAAAERTEKQRQLGMSQQKVQQRFQEREKELKELQQAVESLKRSAQAAVEDSDQIFTELIRSIERRSSEVKELIRAQEKAQVSEAEGVLEQLKQEIAELRKRSTELEQLSHTEDHIQFLQSYQSLSSISVSSDLPSIVVRPLQYFGDVSKTVSELREKLEDFLKGEWTKISTTVNIVDVVLPPEPKTREQLLQYSCQLTLDPNTAHTHLSLSEGNRKVTCTRQVQPYPGHPDRFTNRYQVLCREGLSGRCYWEVEWTGDVITAVSYKDISRTETDNIFGFNNKSWRLLCYRSGYYFRHNNVETKVSGPQSSRVGVYLDHKAGTLSFYSVSDTMTLLHRVQTTFTQPLYPGFYLNGTAELVKL